From the genome of Acidimicrobiales bacterium:
CATCTCCGGGCTGGTGGCCCCCAGCGAGGGAGACATCGAGTTCGAGGGCGACTCCATCGTGGGTCTGGATCCCAGCACCGTCACCTCGCTGGGCATCGCCAGGACCTTCCAGAACGTGCGGCTGTTCCCAAACATGACGGTCCTCGAGAACGTCATGGTGGCCCAGCACTGCCGGACCAGAGAGCTCATCTACGGGGCGCTGCTCCAGACGAAGGCCTTTAAGAAGGAGGAGCGGGAGATCCGGGAGCGGGCCGAGGAGGTCCTCGGCTTCTTCGGGCACCGGCTCATCGGGTACCGCCTGGACCAGCCGGCCTTCGCCCTGTCGTACGCCAACCGGCGCCGCCTGGAGATCGCCCGGGCCATGGCCACCCAGCCCAGGCTGCTGCTGCTGGACGAGCCCGTGGCCGGTATGAACCCCATCGAGACGGCCGAGTTGACGGCGCTGATAGGTCGTCTGCGCACCGAGTGGGGCTTCACCATCGTGGTGATCGAACACGACATGAAGGTGGTCAAGGACGTCTCGGACCGGGTCGTCGTGCTGGACCACGGCGTGCCGATCGCCCAGGGCTCCTATGACGAGGTGTCGTCGGATCCGAACGTCATTGAGGCCTATCTGGGCCGCCCGGTGGAGGCAAAGGCATGAGCGGACAGGACGGCGCCACGGCCCTGCTGGAACTCCGACAGGTCAACACCCACTACGGGGCGGTGCACATCCTCAAGGACGTTGACCTGGCCATCTACCCGGGCGAGCTGGTCTGCCTGCTGGGCGGCAACGCCAGTGGAAAGTCCACGACGCTCAAGACCCTGCTGGGCATGGTCACGCCGACGTCCGGCGAGGTGGTTCTGGACGGGGAGGTGGTCAACGACAAGCCCACCAGATACCGCGTGATCAACGGCGTCACGATGGTCCCGGAGAACCGGCGCCTGTTCAAGCGGCTGAGCGTCAGGGAGAACCTCGAGTTGGGCGCGTACCTGCGCAACGACAAGGACGGCATCACCGAGGACCTGGAGAAGATCTACGACCTGTTCCCCCGTGTCAAGGAGCGCCTCACCCAGAAGGCCGGCACCCTTTCGGGTGGTGAGCAGCAGATGGTGGCCATCGGTCGGGCGCTCATGTCGCGACCCAGGGTCCTGCTCATGGACGAGCCGTCCATGGGCCTCGCCCCGGCCCTGGTGCAGCAGAACTTCGAGCTGATCCGACAGATCCACGCCGACGGCATGTCCGTCTTCATGGTGGAGCAGAACGCCAACATGGCGCTTTCGATCGCCGACAGGGGCTGGGTGCTCCAGACCGGCCGGGTCGTGTTGGACGACACCGCCGAGGCCCTCCTGGCCAACCCGGAGTTGCGGGCCTCCTACCTCGGCGAGGGCTGAGACTGCGGGATACAACTCCCTGAGAGTTGTACATCGAAGCCTCGGCGAGGGCTGAGGCGGTCAGCGTTGCACCCTCCAGAGCTACTCGGCCAGGGGTGACTGACCGTGGCGCCGATGTCCTCCCGGAGCGGTTCCGCAGCCTCACCCGAGGTCCTACGGGCGCTACCGTCGGACAACACGTTCGAACAGCGAGGGCGCACATGCTGCACCGACTGCTCGCAGACGCCGTGATGGGCATCCACTTCGGCTACCTCGTCTACCTGGTGGTCGGCGGCTTCCTGGCCTGGCGTTGGCCACGAGCCATCTACCCGCACGTGGTCGCCGTCGGCTGGGCTGTGGGAATCGTCTTCGTCGGCTTCCCGTGTCCGCTCACCGGCATCGAGCGTCGGTTGCGGAGCGAGGCAGGAGGGTTCGGGTTCATCGACCGCTACCTGGAGGGCGTCGTCTACCCGGAGGAATTCACGACAGTCCTGCGCGTGGCGGTGGCGGTCCTGGTCGCCGTCGCCTACCGGGGGTGGTTCCGCCGCAGGACACCCCGCCTCGGGCCGGTCTGAGGATCGGACCAGCCGGCCCGGCCGACGAGCGGGACGAATGTCACCGGGAGCAGGTCTTCGACCTCGTTGCCTTCTCCGGTGCGGACGACCCGGAACAGGTTCTGGCCTGATCGACGGTCGCCGACCGGGACCACCAGCCGGCCGCCGATCCGCAACTGGGTGACCAGCGGCTCCGGGACGGACGGCGCAGCCGCCGCGACGGTGATCCCGTCGAAGGGAGCCCTTTCCGGACGGCCCGTGCTCCCGTCGCCCCGGACCACCTCGACCTGTCCGTACCCCAGGGAGTCCAGGCGACCCCGGGCCGTGGAGGCCAGGTCCGGGTCACGCTCCACGGTGACGACGGCAGCACCCATCTCGGCCAGCACCGCCGCGGCATAGCCCGAACCCGTGCCCACCTCGAGGATCCGGTCCCCGGGGGCCACGGCGAGCGCCTGTGCGGTGAAGGCGACGATGTAGGGCTGGGAGATCGTCTGGCCTCGACCGATGGGAAGTGCCCGATCCTCGTACGCCTGTCCGACCTGGGCGTCGTTCACGAACAGGTGCCGTGGGACCCGCTGCATGGCGGCGAGTACCCGGGGGTCGACGATGTCACGTCCGACCAGGTCCACCTCCACCATGCGCCGCCGGGCGTCGGCGTATCGGTCCGTTCCGAGATCCTGGCCCACCACACCATCGTCGCGCTGCTGCGCCAGGTGTGCCCGACTGAGCGGGCTGCCATGGATGCTGCCGCTGGCCTCGGGCTGGAGCGGCAACGCCCGGGCCCATTCCCGTGGTGTTGCCAGCCCGCTGAGTTCGTGCCCCGTCCTGACCGGCCGGGCCACCCTGGTCGGTTCCCGACCGGAGGCCTACCGCGTCAGATGCGCTCGTCGTTACGACGACGGCTGGTTCCCGGCCCGCTGTAGTAGATGCCGAAGCCGGGCTCGACCGGGTAGTCGAGGTCCGGGGGGTCACAGGTCGCCGACCGCCACCAGTCCAGCAGCCGGTCCTCCCGCTCGTAGTCGAACGGGTCCTCCAGCACCTGCTCGGCCAAACCGCCAGGCTCCAGCGGGTTGTCGGCCAGCCACCGGGCGGCCAGCCCCGTCGCCCGACGGGCCGGCACAAGGTCGCGGTAGCCGAGCACGTCCCGGGTGGCCGACAGGTCGAGGATGCGGTGGCCCGGTTCGGCCTGCATCATGAGCGGTCGGGCCGGGAGGGCCAGGTCGGTGGGCATCCCCACGATCTCCATCTCATGGCCCAACTCAGCGCAGATCAAGCCCACCCTCTGGGCCACCGTGAGAGCCTCCTCGTCACCCACGTTGAACACCCGGCCACCGGCTGCCGGCTGGTCCACGGCCAGCAGGACCGTGTGGGCTGCGTTCTCGCTGAACGACCGGGTTTCGGCGGCCAGGCCGCCGTCGGGCACGATGATGGCCGGCCGACGGTCGAGGACCCGTCGCACGATGCACCAGTCCAGCGGTGCGATCTGGCGGGGGCCGTAGACGAACGGGTAGCGCAGGTGGGTGGCCGAGGGCTGGTGTCCGAACAGGAGGTCCTCGGTGCGGGCCACCCTGTAGCTCTTGCCGTCGTCGTCCTCGGTGGATCGTGGGGCGTCCTCGGCGGTCGGGATCGGCAGGCCCGGGGGATCGAAGCGGGTCGGGTCGAAGTATCCCCGGTAGGCGGGCGTGCCGCCCACGCTCACGAACCGGTCACAGCGTCCGGACAGCACCTCGGCGATGGCCCTGAGGCGGCCATAGCAGGCCACCACGACGTCGAACGAGCGACCGGACAGGGTCTCGTCCACGGCTTCGGCTGAGAACGGGTTCCCGTGGAGGTGCTCGACATGGGCCACCTCTTCGACCTCGTGGCGTCCGGTGTGGAAGAGCGTGACGGTGAGCCCACGGTGTTCCAGCCCGTGCACGATGGCCGGCCCGGTGGGGCCGGTACCCCCGATGACGAGGGCGCGGGCGGAGGGGAGGGTGGACATGCCCATCGGACAGTAG
Proteins encoded in this window:
- a CDS encoding ABC transporter ATP-binding protein, producing the protein MSLLEIKDLKITFGGLDALSGLNFDIDEGEIVSVIGPNGAGKTTFFNAISGLVAPSEGDIEFEGDSIVGLDPSTVTSLGIARTFQNVRLFPNMTVLENVMVAQHCRTRELIYGALLQTKAFKKEEREIRERAEEVLGFFGHRLIGYRLDQPAFALSYANRRRLEIARAMATQPRLLLLDEPVAGMNPIETAELTALIGRLRTEWGFTIVVIEHDMKVVKDVSDRVVVLDHGVPIAQGSYDEVSSDPNVIEAYLGRPVEAKA
- a CDS encoding ABC transporter ATP-binding protein codes for the protein MSGQDGATALLELRQVNTHYGAVHILKDVDLAIYPGELVCLLGGNASGKSTTLKTLLGMVTPTSGEVVLDGEVVNDKPTRYRVINGVTMVPENRRLFKRLSVRENLELGAYLRNDKDGITEDLEKIYDLFPRVKERLTQKAGTLSGGEQQMVAIGRALMSRPRVLLMDEPSMGLAPALVQQNFELIRQIHADGMSVFMVEQNANMALSIADRGWVLQTGRVVLDDTAEALLANPELRASYLGEG
- a CDS encoding DUF2784 domain-containing protein, which translates into the protein MLHRLLADAVMGIHFGYLVYLVVGGFLAWRWPRAIYPHVVAVGWAVGIVFVGFPCPLTGIERRLRSEAGGFGFIDRYLEGVVYPEEFTTVLRVAVAVLVAVAYRGWFRRRTPRLGPV
- a CDS encoding protein-L-isoaspartate(D-aspartate) O-methyltransferase, whose protein sequence is MPLQPEASGSIHGSPLSRAHLAQQRDDGVVGQDLGTDRYADARRRMVEVDLVGRDIVDPRVLAAMQRVPRHLFVNDAQVGQAYEDRALPIGRGQTISQPYIVAFTAQALAVAPGDRILEVGTGSGYAAAVLAEMGAAVVTVERDPDLASTARGRLDSLGYGQVEVVRGDGSTGRPERAPFDGITVAAAAPSVPEPLVTQLRIGGRLVVPVGDRRSGQNLFRVVRTGEGNEVEDLLPVTFVPLVGRAGWSDPQTGPRRGVLRRNHPR